In Mytilus edulis chromosome 6, xbMytEdul2.2, whole genome shotgun sequence, the following proteins share a genomic window:
- the LOC139527650 gene encoding uncharacterized protein has product MDSENITEGNILMEETNSTKLLEWEISYEAQIISAVYLSAGLFIGLITNTLLILVICLSPTLRTPPNYHLVNISFNNLLLSICMIFSTLSVFGVQDHDDNFFVAIQLFITQHCTTQYFATFASIGIYRNITLSKPTLSLRIRKRIVRRSISISWFLTCLLSLIFTITFMDKDSLLCITLTPFQKSFVICEESDYLPEPGKICMAVIICFFYVVALISTLSSYYTISKELNIIKPKTSNKILPISRAMSLSSEDTCDPQNHYQIEPNIPSQNGSLQVYTIQCADSEETVVHYQKNENMVTFEEVFALQNPILAHSMANSKRPLQATLSNASTQSRTSRIDFTDISPNADLQRFQMMKNNSALRNQTLRRDRISVRSATKNSFIMFTGYLLSSLPLIICSVPYATARSESIATRVYIFLFLKFLFYANAFVSSTWYLFFSKRVRKCLFKLLEGSFPCIFGRR; this is encoded by the coding sequence ATGGATTCCGAAAACATAACTGAAGGAAATATATTAATGGAAGAAACAAACTCAACAAAGTTATTAGAATGGGAAATATCATATGAAGCACAGATTATAAGCGCAGTGTACCTCTCCGCGGGGCTGTTCATCGGTTTGATTACCAACACTCTTCTTATTCTTGTCATCTGCCTTTCACCAACATTAAGAACTCCTCCCAATTACCATCTGGTAAACATAAGCTTTAATAATCTACTGCTGAGTATCTGTATGATATTTTCAACACTTTCAGTATTTGGAGTACAAGATCATGATGACAATTTTTTTGTTGCGATTCAACTTTTCATTACTCAGCATTGTACAACGCAATACTTTGCAACTTTTGCTTCTATTGGGATCTACAGAAATATAACACTTAGCAAACCAACTTTATCTTTGCGCATACGAAAAAGAATAGTGCGTAGATCTATTTCAATAAGTTGGTTTCTGACGTGTTTACTTAGTTTAATCTTCACTATTACTTTCATGGATAAAGATTCATTGCTGTGTATCACACTGACGCCTTTTCAGAAATCATTTGTCATATGTGAAGAATCGGATTATCTTCCAGAGCCAGGGAAAATTTGCATGGCTGTCATCATCTGCTTCTTTTATGTGGTTGCTTTAATTTCAACGTTATCATCTTATTATACGATATCAAAAGAACTTAATATCATTAAACCAAAGACATCAAATAAAATTTTGCCCATATCAAGGGCGATGAGTTTATCCTCAGAAGACACATGTGATCCCCAAAACCATTATCAGATAGAGCCAAACATACCAAGTCAAAATGGTTCCCTCCAGGTATATACTATACAATGTGCTGACAGTGAGGAAACCGTTGTTCATTAccagaaaaatgaaaatatggtgACATTTGAAGAGGTATTCGCTTTACAAAATCCAATCCTAGCTCACTCGATGGCGAACTCCAAACGACCACTACAAGCCACGCTAAGCAATGCTTCAACGCAATCGAGGACTTCTAGAATCGATTTTACTGATATCTCACCAAACGCTGACCTACAGAGATTTCAAATGATGAAAAACAATTCAGCTCTTAGAAATCAAACGTTAAGACGAGACAGAATAAGTGTCCGCAGTGCCACAAAGAATAGCTTTATCATGTTTACAGGATATTTATTGAGTTCACTCCCTTTAATAATATGTAGTGTGCCTTATGCTACCGCCAGATCGGAATCTATAGCGACAagagtttatatatttttatttttaaagtttttattttatgcaAATGCATTTGTTTCATCTACGTGGTATTTATTTTTCAGCAAAAGAGTGCGTAAATGTTTGTTCAAATTATTAGAGGGTAGTTTTCCTTGTATATTTGGTAGACGTTAG